DNA sequence from the Synechococcales cyanobacterium T60_A2020_003 genome:
CAAGCGAACTTGTAATGCCTCGATGACTTCTTCTGCGGATTTCGCTCCAAAGTTCTTAATCTCGAGCAAATCTTCTTGGCTGTAATCTAGTAGATCAGAAACAGAGTTAATTTGCGCACGCTTCAAGCAGTTGTAAGCTCGAACCGAGAGTTGTAACTCCTCAATCGGAATCTGGCTCTCAGGATTTTGCTGTGGCTCACTCTCGCCAATACTCGGCGAAAAATCAACATTTCTGAGCGGATTGAACAAATCAACGAGAATATCTGCAGCCTTGCCAAGGGCCTCCTGAGGAGACAAACTGCCATTCGTCCATACCTCCATGATCAATCGATCCTGTTGCAAACTGCCGCCTACCCTTGCATCTTCAACAGAGTAGTTCACTCGACGCACAGGCATGAACACAGAGTCAATCTGGAGAAAGTCAAGAGCAGACGTCTCATCTTGCCCTTTCTCGATAGCCCGATATCCAACCCCTGTCTCTACGCGAAATTCCATCTCAAACGTCGCACCAGCAGAAACAGTTGCTACATACTGATCAGGATCAATGACTTCAAGTTCAGATGGCAGTTCAAAGCTTTTGGCCGTTACGGTTGCTGGTCCCTGAACCAGTAAACGACCGATCTGAGGTTGAGATGAATAGCTCTTAAAGACGATTTCCTTCATATTTAGAAGAATATCAAGAACATCTTCGCGAACCCCAGGAACAGTCATAAACTCGTGTGTTAC
Encoded proteins:
- a CDS encoding DNA-directed RNA polymerase subunit alpha — protein: MAQFQVDIEADNGQDPNFYGKFVIGPLERGQGITVGNALRRVLLSNLEGAAVTAVRVAGVTHEFMTVPGVREDVLDILLNMKEIVFKSYSSQPQIGRLLVQGPATVTAKSFELPSELEVIDPDQYVATVSAGATFEMEFRVETGVGYRAIEKGQDETSALDFLQIDSVFMPVRRVNYSVEDARVGGSLQQDRLIMEVWTNGSLSPQEALGKAADILVDLFNPLRNVDFSPSIGESEPQQNPESQIPIEELQLSVRAYNCLKRAQINSVSDLLDYSQEDLLEIKNFGAKSAEEVIEALQVRLGITLPQEKASKPS